In the genome of Chryseobacterium oryzae, one region contains:
- a CDS encoding mannose-1-phosphate guanylyltransferase translates to MKIYNVILSGGVGSRLWPLSRKQHPKQFLKLFSGKALFELTAERNQKVVDEIMVVGNTDHIEWSQQLLNDISIPKTFITETAARNTAAAIAFASLAVDAEDILIITPSDHLIQNQDAYEKAIKEAIELAQKDFLVTFGVVPSKPETGYGYIEYEGKDVLSFREKPNTETAQGFLERGTFLWNSGMFCFKAGVFLDELKKYQPEVFEKCVEAWSISENKSLNIEASLQIPSISIDYAVMERSKKIKVVPAHFRWSDLGSFESLYDYLRSTGHSVDENGNMVIGTEIFTAFVGLKDSIFVYTPDAFLILQKEKSQDVKKIYNQLEKYQSTLR, encoded by the coding sequence ATGAAAATATATAATGTAATTTTATCAGGAGGTGTAGGGAGTAGGCTTTGGCCTCTTTCAAGGAAACAACATCCAAAACAGTTTCTTAAATTATTTTCTGGTAAAGCTTTATTTGAATTAACTGCAGAAAGAAATCAAAAAGTGGTAGATGAAATTATGGTTGTAGGAAATACAGATCATATCGAATGGAGCCAACAGCTTTTGAATGACATTTCTATTCCTAAAACTTTTATTACAGAAACTGCAGCACGAAATACAGCAGCCGCAATTGCCTTTGCATCTCTTGCTGTTGATGCTGAGGATATATTGATTATTACTCCATCTGATCATCTTATTCAGAACCAAGATGCTTATGAAAAAGCAATTAAAGAGGCGATTGAATTAGCTCAGAAAGACTTTCTTGTTACTTTTGGAGTAGTTCCTTCAAAACCGGAAACTGGATATGGTTACATAGAATATGAAGGGAAAGATGTACTTTCTTTCAGAGAAAAACCAAACACTGAAACAGCACAAGGATTTTTAGAAAGAGGTACTTTTTTGTGGAATTCCGGAATGTTTTGCTTTAAAGCAGGTGTATTTTTAGATGAACTGAAAAAGTATCAACCGGAAGTCTTTGAAAAATGTGTAGAAGCTTGGAGTATATCTGAAAATAAGTCTCTGAATATAGAAGCCTCTCTACAGATACCATCCATAAGTATAGATTATGCTGTAATGGAAAGATCTAAAAAGATAAAAGTAGTACCTGCTCATTTCAGATGGAGTGATTTAGGGTCTTTCGAGTCTTTATATGATTATTTACGTTCTACAGGGCATTCTGTTGATGAAAATGGTAATATGGTCATCGGTACAGAAATTTTCACTGCATTTGTAGGTCTTAAAGATTCTATTTTCGTTTATACTCCCGATGCGTTTTTAATTTTACAGAAAGAGAAATCTCAAGATGTTAAAAAGATTTATAATCAGTTAGAAAAATATCAATCTACTTTAAGATAA
- a CDS encoding phosphomannose isomerase type II C-terminal cupin domain: protein MLEHDVRPWGEYWVLEDAETHKVKRILVNPGGRLSLQYHHHRAEVWTIVSGIGTITINDQVKDFKAGEVAQIPLGAHHRMENKTNEPVVFIEVQYGTYFGEDDIVRVEDDYNRA, encoded by the coding sequence ATGCTAGAACACGATGTTAGACCTTGGGGAGAGTACTGGGTTTTGGAAGATGCTGAAACTCATAAAGTAAAAAGAATATTAGTGAATCCTGGAGGTAGGCTTTCTCTTCAGTACCATCACCATAGAGCTGAAGTATGGACAATAGTTTCTGGTATTGGAACCATAACCATTAACGATCAAGTTAAAGATTTTAAAGCGGGAGAGGTAGCACAAATTCCTTTAGGAGCACATCATCGTATGGAGAACAAAACTAATGAGCCTGTTGTTTTTATAGAGGTACAATATGGAACTTATTTTGGTGAGGACGATATTGTAAGAGTTGAAGATGATTATAATAGAGCATGA
- the wecB gene encoding non-hydrolyzing UDP-N-acetylglucosamine 2-epimerase produces the protein MAPLVKEFQKHQNIFETKVCVTAQHREMLDQVLDFFEIRPDYDLNLMRPNQNLFTLTADIISELKPVLDDFSPDYVYVHGDTTTTMAASIAGFYSGAKICHVEAGLRTHNKRSPFPEEINRQVTGRIADFHFAPTQQSYDNLLKENLPKQNIVITGNTVIDALLESSERVKTIKNPEIDFLETIVDPSKKLILVTGHRRENHGQGFINICEALKEIALSNHNSQIIYPVHLNPNVKEPVYKILSGINNIRLIDPLAYPAFVWLMAKSYLIITDSGGVQEEAPSLGKPVLVMRDTTERPEAVQAGTVILVGTDKNKIVEETNKLLTNTTIYQKMSELHNPYGDGNACEKIVEFIRSL, from the coding sequence ATGGCTCCTCTGGTAAAAGAATTTCAAAAACATCAGAATATTTTTGAAACAAAGGTCTGCGTTACAGCTCAACATCGCGAAATGCTAGATCAGGTATTAGATTTTTTCGAGATTAGACCTGATTATGATTTGAATTTAATGAGGCCTAACCAAAATCTATTTACATTAACTGCAGACATTATATCTGAACTGAAACCGGTTTTGGATGATTTTTCACCAGACTATGTTTATGTTCATGGTGATACAACAACGACAATGGCTGCTAGTATTGCTGGATTTTATAGTGGGGCTAAGATTTGTCATGTAGAAGCAGGATTGAGAACTCATAATAAAAGATCGCCTTTTCCAGAGGAAATCAATAGGCAGGTTACGGGACGAATTGCAGATTTTCATTTTGCACCAACACAACAATCTTATGATAATTTGTTGAAAGAAAATCTGCCAAAACAAAATATTGTTATTACTGGAAATACTGTTATTGATGCTTTATTAGAGAGTTCCGAAAGAGTAAAAACAATTAAGAATCCTGAAATCGATTTTTTAGAAACAATAGTTGATCCTTCAAAAAAATTAATACTGGTAACTGGGCATCGTAGAGAGAATCACGGTCAAGGATTTATCAATATTTGTGAAGCACTGAAAGAAATTGCGCTATCCAACCATAATTCACAGATTATATATCCTGTTCATCTTAACCCTAATGTAAAGGAACCAGTATATAAAATACTTTCCGGTATTAACAATATAAGGCTTATAGATCCATTAGCTTATCCTGCATTTGTTTGGTTGATGGCGAAGTCTTATCTAATTATTACCGATTCTGGTGGTGTGCAAGAGGAAGCTCCTAGTTTAGGAAAACCTGTTTTGGTTATGCGAGACACAACTGAAAGGCCAGAAGCAGTACAAGCGGGTACCGTTATTTTGGTTGGGACAGATAAAAATAAGATTGTAGAAGAAACAAATAAACTTTTAACAAATACTACAATCTACCAAAAAATGAGTGAACTTCATAATCCATACGGGGATGGAAATGCTTGTGAGAAAATTGTAGAGTTTATCCGTTCATTATAA
- a CDS encoding oligosaccharide flippase family protein yields MDIKSKVKLILSSDINKKIFSHSFWILLGNLLSKFILLLATILMARYLGKEQYGQFGIIKSTILMFVMFAGLELGITSTKYISQYRFSDKAKVEKIVGISTLLAIIISIFVSILVYVFAEEIAIQIKAPVIFNEIRLSSFILFFSSLNGIQNGILAGMEKFKQMSINNVVAGVISSIGLILASKFFDLNAVVIAFGLNFVILFLLNFLTLKKYFYSEFNIQIFDIKNFEELNVLWKFSLPAILGGLMVGPVTWYCNYLLVNQPKGYEQMANFDIANQWRNTILFIPAALSQIALPMLTANANNIDTYKEVFNKNLRVSVYIGFGLVLFFVIASPLITFFYGHKYDDALVPIIIMFITTGFIAVNNVVGQAIASKGKMWLGFYFNLFWAIILIACSYYTIRILNLGAVGISISYLISYIFHTVFQFVYLKKIII; encoded by the coding sequence ATGGATATCAAATCAAAAGTAAAGTTAATTCTATCATCCGACATTAATAAGAAAATTTTTTCACATAGTTTTTGGATTCTATTAGGAAACCTGTTGTCAAAATTTATTCTACTACTAGCCACAATTTTAATGGCAAGATATTTAGGTAAAGAGCAATATGGTCAGTTTGGGATAATTAAATCTACAATACTTATGTTTGTAATGTTTGCGGGTTTAGAATTGGGTATTACTTCAACAAAATATATTTCTCAGTATAGATTTTCAGACAAAGCAAAAGTTGAAAAAATTGTTGGTATTTCTACACTACTAGCAATTATAATAAGCATATTTGTTTCTATTTTAGTTTATGTATTTGCCGAAGAAATTGCAATCCAAATAAAAGCTCCGGTAATTTTTAACGAAATTAGATTAAGTTCTTTTATTCTGTTTTTTTCCTCTCTTAACGGAATCCAAAATGGCATTCTCGCAGGAATGGAAAAATTTAAACAAATGTCTATAAATAATGTTGTTGCAGGAGTTATTTCCTCTATAGGATTAATTTTGGCATCCAAATTTTTTGATCTGAACGCTGTGGTAATTGCATTTGGTCTTAACTTTGTGATTTTGTTTTTACTCAATTTTTTAACATTAAAAAAATATTTTTACTCAGAATTTAATATTCAAATCTTTGATATTAAAAATTTCGAAGAACTTAATGTTTTATGGAAATTTAGTTTACCTGCAATTTTGGGAGGTTTAATGGTTGGTCCGGTTACTTGGTATTGTAATTACTTACTTGTTAATCAACCAAAAGGATATGAGCAGATGGCTAATTTTGATATTGCCAACCAGTGGAGAAATACAATTTTATTTATTCCTGCTGCGCTCTCTCAGATTGCATTGCCTATGTTAACTGCTAATGCAAATAATATAGATACATACAAAGAAGTGTTTAATAAAAATCTGAGAGTAAGTGTTTATATAGGTTTTGGATTGGTGCTGTTTTTTGTTATTGCTTCACCTTTAATTACATTTTTTTATGGACATAAATATGATGATGCCCTTGTACCAATCATTATTATGTTCATTACTACCGGTTTTATCGCTGTTAATAATGTAGTAGGACAAGCAATTGCAAGTAAAGGCAAAATGTGGCTTGGTTTTTATTTTAACTTATTCTGGGCAATTATTTTAATTGCATGTTCATATTATACGATTAGAATACTCAATTTAGGAGCAGTTGGTATTTCAATTTCTTATCTAATAAGTTATATATTTCATACTGTTTTTCAGTTTGTTTATTTAAAAAAGATTATCATTTAG
- a CDS encoding transposase has translation MVVFRDNVFKQTQLYRITDGEHYEEMKEDLENILSLGIKIGGITCDGDKSLLKAIRKVCPKVPVQRCLVHIQRMCKIWLSAYPKSNAGFELREIVCKLHFIDNESKKQYWIKEFLDWFDKHKDFIDEKSYSPETGRYWYTHKMVRRCFSVIRKALPNMFTFLQNPKIPKTTNGIESFFGHLKGNLNIHRGLTKSRRKKSIQWYLFYKNRKK, from the coding sequence TTGGTTGTTTTCAGAGATAATGTTTTTAAACAAACCCAACTTTATAGAATCACTGACGGGGAGCATTATGAGGAGATGAAAGAAGATTTGGAAAACATCCTTAGTTTGGGAATAAAAATCGGCGGAATAACCTGCGACGGCGATAAATCATTACTCAAAGCCATCCGAAAAGTCTGCCCGAAGGTTCCCGTTCAAAGGTGTTTGGTTCATATCCAGAGGATGTGTAAAATATGGCTCTCTGCCTATCCAAAGTCGAATGCGGGATTTGAACTGCGGGAAATTGTCTGCAAACTGCATTTCATTGATAATGAATCTAAGAAACAGTATTGGATAAAAGAATTTTTGGATTGGTTTGACAAGCATAAAGATTTTATTGATGAAAAATCCTACAGCCCGGAAACCGGTAGATATTGGTATACTCACAAAATGGTCAGAAGGTGTTTCTCTGTTATCAGAAAAGCTTTGCCTAATATGTTCACTTTTCTTCAAAATCCTAAAATCCCAAAAACAACAAACGGAATTGAGTCTTTTTTTGGTCATTTGAAAGGAAATTTAAATATTCACAGAGGGCTCACGAAAAGCAGGAGAAAAAAGTCCATTCAGTGGTATCTCTTCTACAAGAACCGAAAGAAGTAA